The Elgaria multicarinata webbii isolate HBS135686 ecotype San Diego chromosome 1, rElgMul1.1.pri, whole genome shotgun sequence genome has a window encoding:
- the SOAT1 gene encoding sterol O-acyltransferase 1 encodes MVGEDNISVRNRRSPYGSAEDKDDLSTRLEGDWSFSKSSNGQVDVDRAVKRKMQLTVEAERLKPAFMKGVDSHFSEFVNSLIAKSALLEPSPSAFPEAHSEKDGFKTKESRAPPEHGKVFIARKSVLDELFEVDHIRTIYHMFIALLILFILSTLVVDFIDEGRLVLEFDLFVYSFGKFSIAAPTWLCMFLSTLIVPYGLFVQWAQGYHGSSHKTIRSFFFGALFMIFQIVGLGLGPTYIALAYDLPPACRFIVILEQVRQMMKAHSFIRENVPRIVSFTSHKSNTLQLPKMSQYLYFLFAPTLIYRDDYPRTPTTRWSYVATKFAQILGSLFYAYYILVRLCIPTYRNYSREHFNIRGLVLCIFNSILPGVLILLLIFFSFLHCWHNAFAEMLRFADRMFYKDWWNSTSYSNYYRTWNVIVHDWLYYYAYRDFLWFFGKKFKAVAMLSVFTLSAAVHEYVLAICFGYFYPVMFCLFMCFGMVFNFILHDRRKGPIWNIIMWTSLFLGQGVILCLYSQEWYARQNCPLKNPTFLDYVKPRSWSCHAKI; translated from the exons GTCAAGTTGATGTTGACCGTGCAGTAAAGAGGAAGATGCAGCTCACAGTGGAAGCTGAG CGGTTGAAGCCAGCTTTCATGAAGGGGGTCGACAGCCACTTCTCGGAATTTGTAAACAGCTTGATTGCAAAGTCTGCGCTGCTGGAGCCTTCGCCATCGGCCTTCCCAGAGGCTCATTCAGAGAAAGACGGCTTCAAGACCAA AGAATCAAGAGCACCTCCAGAACATGGGAAAGTTTTTATTGCTAGGAAGTCCGTCTTGGA tGAGCTATTTGAAGTGGATCACATCCGGACCATCTATCACATGTTCATTGCCCTCCTCATCTTGTTCATTCTCAGCACACTTGTGGTAGACTTCATTGATGAAGGAAG GCTGGTGTTGGAATTTGACCTCTTCGTCTACTCCTTTGGGAAATTTTCCATCGCCGCTCCCACTTGGCTTTGCATGTTCCTGTCCACGCTGATTGTGCCCTATGGCCTCTTTGTCCAGTGGGCCCAGGGGTACCATGGCTCCTCCCACAAGACTATCCGCTCCTTCTTTTTTGGGGCTCTCTTCATGATCTTCCAGATAGTTGGGCTTGGACTTGGACCAACCTATATTGCATTGGCCTATGATCTACCACCAGCCTGTCGTTTCATCGTTATACTTGAGCAG GTGCGTCAGATGATGAAAGCCCATTCTTTCATCAGGGAGAATGTTCCACGAATAGTCTCCTTTACCTCACACAAGTCAA ACACTCTTCAACTTCCTAAAATGTCCCAGTACTTGTACTTCCTCTTTGCTCCCACCCTTATTTACAGAGATGACTATCCCAG GACTCCCACAACAAGATGGAGCTATGTAGCTACCAAGTTTGCACAG ATACTAGGTTCACTCTTCTATGCTTACTACATCCTTGTGAGACTCTGTATTCCTACGTACCGGAACTATAGTCGGGAGCACTTCAATATACGGGGGCTGGTCCTTTGCATTTTCAACTCCATTCTTCCAG GCGTTTTGATTCTACTCCTGATCTTTTTTTCATTCCTTCACTGCTGGCATAATGCTTTTGCTGAGATGCTGCGCTTTGCCGACAGAATGTTCTATAAG GACTGGTGGAATTCTACCTCTTACTCAAATTATTACCGAACTTGGAATGTGATTGTGCATGACTGGCTCTATTACTATGCATACAGAGACTTCCTTTGG TTCTTTGGGAAAAAATTCAAAGCCGTCGCCATGTTATCCGTCTTCACTCTTTCTGCTGCTGTGCACGAATATGTCCTGGCTATCTGCTTTGGTTACTTCTATCCAGTCATGTTCTGCCTCTTCATGTGTTTTGGAA tggtTTTCAACTTTATTCTCCATGACCGTCGGAAAGGTCCCATTTGGAATATAATCATGTGGACTTCCCTCTTCCTCGGCCAGGGTGTCATTCTTTGCCTCTATAGCCAGGAGTGGTATGCGCGTCAGAATTGCCCTTTGAAAAAC CCCACTTTCCTTGATTATGTAAAGCCGCGCTCCTGGAGTTGCCACGCTAAGATCTGA